In Metopolophium dirhodum isolate CAU chromosome 9, ASM1992520v1, whole genome shotgun sequence, the genomic window acaaaatataatataatagttaatatattattttttttaaaaattaaatagaataatagaaaatttaaaaactgtgtCATTTATGAAACATTCTTTACATTGGTATGCTAGTAATGTagattatttagtttaaattataatttaaattaatacattttatttacattatgtataaaaatttattaaaaatgatagtaTATCATTGCCAACTTGGATCATAATTGTGCCATTCTTTAATAGGTGTTAAATACACTCTTCTATTATCATATGTGAAACTAATTATGCCTTTGTACGCAGTTCTTGGTACACCACTTTTGAAATCGTCCATCAGGCCAAATAGTTTCATCAATGATTTCAAGTTattcttagtataatatatgattctCACAGGATCACTATGACCAATTTGCTTATTTTTGAGTTCATTAACACTGACAAGTGGTGATCTATATACTATTTCTAcaaaattgttatcatattcatcttttaataaataggttaaatttaatttggtaaAATCAACTGGTAATTCattcaagtatatatattttaaatgtttttcataaaaaagaCCATTGCTAACACCTATTTTTCCAAATGTTTTTGTTCTGGATAGTTCAGGTCTTATACATGATCTGCCTTTTCTTTGGTCAGGATGTCTCATCCAATCATCCCAATAACTATGAGGCCATTTATGCATTAATTCTATCCATATTTTACGAGTTAACATCCATCCAAGTCCAGGAAAAAAATCTGATCTGTATAATAACTTTGGATCGTTTCTATCAATCAACGCAAATTTTCCATTGTCATTCCAAGCAGAAACGCACCATAAAGTTTCATCTTTTTGAAGAATTGGTAATGtagctttaaaatattcataaaaatctgGAGCTACATCCAAGTCATCTTCGACAATTATCGCAGTTCCATAATTATATGTGTTGAAAACTTGATTAAGTGCCCATTTATAGTGtcttgaaattttgaaataaccACTAAATTTTTTCTCTTTAGATGGCACTTTAATTTCTTTTTGATCAGGTTGATGTATATGAATTAATTCTCTACCAAAACTTTTTATAACTTGTGATGTTCTTTCATGTATACAGTCTTGAGACACAATAATAGGAAAATCATCTTTTGATTTGcgatattttagtaatttgtttATGCATCTTGATATAGATGGACGATTACaagcaattattaaaatagcaaCACTTGATGAATTCGACgaattgtgttttttaaattgataactaTCTTCGTGGTTTGAATAGTttaactgtttaatattttcacgTATTAAATTGTGTGTTTCTACTTCGATTTTTAAACGCAACTCAAAATCATCCAAATTTTCATCAAGATAATTATTGGGTTTAGCTATGAAATTATCATTGggtataaaatgattaataccAAGCCATACAAATATACTGAACAAAACTAATGCTATAAagcgattttttttcatagtagcatataataatcaaatggtggattttaatttaattatcaatagTATTTGTGCCATAACATTCAAAATCATGTTTTAATGATGATTTTCCAGCAACttgaattttaatacaaatatagttTTTTCTTGTTAAAATATAGTACTTGAAAtctgcaaaaatatatttttattaataattttcaacaatgTAGTCAGTTAAACGTAAATTATCAAGGTGTAAACAAAGATTTAATAactttacatttaattttcctAACATTTTTGCAATACACTAGTAtgtcatacaattataaaaccattatttataatataagcaatatatatatttttaataaaagtaaagaGTGATCAAATTTGTGTTCCAAAAAtaggataaataatataatgatagtaaatatttaatgtttaatgacCGTATATTAGTTTAAGCAAATAATTAGTCATAGATTACACACAAATACACTACACACCAAACACGATCAAGATATTCCATTtgacattaatataaatacaattgaatTAGAAATTTGACACTAAAAAAAAGGCCATGGAGATCTATCCCCTATACCCTCCCCCACCATGAAAACACCCATGTTAAgctatcataaatatataatggtaAGTACCTATTGAGGTGCATACtaagtttcatattatatttggtagttaggtagtatacaaatataaatgttatacttaCATCAGTCCAAATGTGAGTATTGATTAAAAGATTTTTGTCATAATtgcacaataaaaaatatattgatgtagACCTTGATGTACCTAGTTATCTTGCAACATGGTACATATAAacctgtaaataaattattccattactcaaatattaattatgaaaaattaaaaaacttatattgTTGACTTAAAACCACAGCTTCTGTACTGTATAGCTAGTTtgcagatataatattttatataatgggGCAGATCAGAGATAATTTAATGAATGTTtatgataaaactataaaactaaAGAAAGTATGTGCAGAAATGAAGTCTTTAATTGtgatttaaagttaaattaaaacattataattgtatgttttaattgtttccAAAATTTAAACTCTGAAGGTTTAGATAAGCATTAGACATGATTTGTGAATgagtaatttagtattttagtattttagatacaataaattaagataaagaATTTTTCTTAAAGTATGATTGAGAACATAGCATATTATCATTGTACACTTAGTAATAGCCGTTAAGAATTTAGTGTATATGTAATGAATgatttttatctaataatagtTAAAGATAACAAagatttataattcattttaatgaaCTACCTATTTAATGAGTATAGTCTATAAGTAAGGAATACATACCCAAAAAGtctttatcaaatagtataaataaaaacgtttattgttattttttgacaaagtaaaactagaataataaaataatgcactAAAATTGATACATAAAAGTCAATAGTTAATCACCATAGCGAAAACATtagaaaaatatgatattaagcCTTGAAGATGATTATAAGATCTTTATGTTGGTGttattcaaacaattaaatagataaataagcaattattgtttaataattttggaaataaGTTTCAAACAGAATTTTTTCCAAGGAAAGTTTTACCGTTAAAATACAAGCAGTATGCAATAATTAGGTGATTGATAATTGAATTTATGATTTCAATTAGGTAGAGGCAATTATTAAGGAATCTAGGAATAATCATGATAAGTATATATGTCTTCAATTGAATTATTGCAAAAGTCACGAGCTGACAACGTTGGAATTATAAATGGGGAGCTTTTCGATTTTATTACATACGAGAAAAAGAATTCGAGAGGGTCGACAGATAGCAAACATACCTAGGTCCTAGGAATAGAGGATTTCACGTATTCGCCACTACAAAATCCAACCGTCGAATCGTGTAGGAGAGCTTCATATTATCGGCTCGGCGAACACGTATCCGTAACGTTATAACATGGTGCAGTCCCACTACGTTCTGGGTAAAGCGTACAACGACAGACGTGGTGCTCGGTAGTTTGCCAACGAAACAGTTGGCGTACATTAATTTTAACCTGTACGACGTATACAACGCACGTACGGGAAAGGAGACAAgtgatcagaaaaaaaataattgtaattaacaccaaataaataactaaaataacgatcatctataatactatgtatCGTGTAATTCATTTATTAGCCCGTGCGATCCAGACGTTATCGCaacactattaattattattattattatctatattgtatCGGCCTACTCATGGCCtactaatgaatattattattgttatcatagtATAAGAAATAAGAAGTATGTTCAATATGAACTGTGTTTTCGTCCTAGTTCGCGCATGTGCCATCGCCTTGTGTTTTTGTGCATAATTAATGTATACGCGTGAGTGGGTGACGTCACCTGATATTTATTGTTGCTtgcctatataaattatacattcatgccccttaaaaaaatatgcgcAGTCTTATCATTGAGCATACTTTTTATTCCTTATACTATGATTGTTATTATACGCAGCGTGATAACGGGTGATAAGCAGTGATCCACCACGGAACTTTGGTGGTGGTGTGATGTGTTTCTCGACCATCGGTGAATCGTTGGTGGCGGTTGCCGGTTGGCGCAGTCTGCCAGTCTCCTGCCGCGGTCCCGGCACCAACTTCGAATATCGCGGCCCGACGAACCAGTTTACCAGAGTCCACTTTACGGTCTCCGACGCGACCGTGGTTCTGTTTTACGCGTATACTCCTCGCGGTCCGGCAGGCGGTAAATGGTAATTCAGATTTCTGAATTCAGTTTTCCCGCGACCTTCGTATGGTGCATACTGCATATGCTCTTGTCTCTAATTGACGCTCCCCATGCGTGGCTTCGTCGCTTCGAcgtcaatattataacattttaatattaaatattgttgccGTATATGATCATGGTCAATCTTTACGTATATCTTGTAACGCTGGTGTTTGCCATCGAAATCTCTGCGCATTCGGATTCGCAAAAGGATATCATTCGTTTGGAATGCAACGAAAGATGTCATTTACAGGTAAAATAAACTATCCGTGTttaccaaaacatttttaaattttaagtatatatttacaaattaggagatatattatactggttagtataacatttttgtttcctCAAGTGTTATAAATAGCCGATAATTATTGCTCGGAAacgatataattaaaatatgatttgcgCGTCGGTATTTAGCAAAtctattaataaacatattttttttaattaaactatctATTTATCATACGgagttatagtaatatattatattctttgtaagtgtaagaaatatttaatttacttaattttaaaatattatattttataccaggAACTCCTAACTTGCTATTGTTTTGTCATCTAAAATACCGATAAGACTATAAGAGTTATTTCAACTCTTTCGAATAACACCATGTCCccaattttaatgtaaaataatcacaATCCAAAATAATAGTCGTTTTTTAAGAGGTAATCAGTGTAAGTCTGTATTccatgatgtacctatattcacatttaattataaaataattttattaaatttggttggttacaaatataattacccgtaattacctacctacagaattaaattttaagccGAGTActacttttagtttttactgatACTTACCTaagtgtaaaattatttatatttaatctttAATATCAGCTGTAGGTAGGTAGATGACGGAATCTGAAgaattctaaattataatttacaaaaacaacaatttttagtgttttataaacTGACAAACCGTTAAGTGATCGTAGTTtaggtacaattaaattatGGATAAAATATTCAACGTATATATTGAGTGTATTCGTGTATTTAAtcggtaggtattttatatttataataaataggtagttgTCAATAGCTTAAATATACTAGTATATTTAATCTATACCTAAttgtactaataattaaatatattttactccaAATCCTGACTATGATCGATATCTAAGAAACACAACTAAttacttttttgataatttatataaattttgatTAGAAAAGTGCAAGACGcttttatttaatcaatttttcctTATTAAAATTGAGAGGGCTCACCACCCGTTTACTGAGCATTTTTCTTTGTCTTACtcttaatcatttaaaaaaaagaattaattacaaatttgaagAATTGGTGGAACAGCCATAAGTATAGGTagccattttttaaaaatgtaccgttttatgttttaattattttagaagacTGTCTTTGTGTACCTATTGTATACGTTTTTGGTTTATACTACAAATaagtagataataaattatgtaatatttctaaaatattgatGTTTCTCAAGTATAAATAACGTTGAACAGGatcatgtatttttatttttagatttttggattgaatttattattacgtaataaaataattttgcctAAAACCAAATCGGTaaaatatttaaggtattttattaatttttcttaacgTAGTGTATCTACTAAGTTCGCTCTTTTTAAGAGTAAattacagtaaattattatggaagcataaaaaaaaataattgagagTAGGTAACgtaataatcttatatttttataatataataatgttatcaatataatatttacggtTTGATATTCCTTTAAATATTCATTTGATGTtagctatattttatatctagaaataattggtataaatattggtatatatgCCTATTGGTGTAaaattgaaaagttaaaaatgatataggtattaaggtcAGGTAATGAaggaagaattttttttttaatattcttaaatgtagataagatattaatatttgtttacaactaatgagttaaattaataattaataaatctttaatgcgtgtaaatgaaattattgttgttataccgttattctaaataaataattgatcacTATTTACTACGATAAGCGGACCACTAATAGGTATAATCAGAATTTAGAGTATAGTAC contains:
- the LOC132952658 gene encoding alpha-1,3-mannosyl-glycoprotein 2-beta-N-acetylglucosaminyltransferase-like, with product MKKNRFIALVLFSIFVWLGINHFIPNDNFIAKPNNYLDENLDDFELRLKIEVETHNLIRENIKQLNYSNHEDSYQFKKHNSSNSSSVAILIIACNRPSISRCINKLLKYRKSKDDFPIIVSQDCIHERTSQVIKSFGRELIHIHQPDQKEIKVPSKEKKFSGYFKISRHYKWALNQVFNTYNYGTAIIVEDDLDVAPDFYEYFKATLPILQKDETLWCVSAWNDNGKFALIDRNDPKLLYRSDFFPGLGWMLTRKIWIELMHKWPHSYWDDWMRHPDQRKGRSCIRPELSRTKTFGKIGVSNGLFYEKHLKYIYLNELPVDFTKLNLTYLLKDEYDNNFVEIVYRSPLVSVNELKNKQIGHSDPVRIIYYTKNNLKSLMKLFGLMDDFKSGVPRTAYKGIISFTYDNRRVYLTPIKEWHNYDPSWQ